The following DNA comes from Ooceraea biroi isolate clonal line C1 chromosome 11, Obir_v5.4, whole genome shotgun sequence.
AAGTAATCGTTtagacaaatatatttgtgttataatttataatagatcGTAAAATAAAGTGTAACACCAACTATAGcatccaataaaaaaaataaacaactgtaaaaatattacgttgTTATTGTCAACTTGTACGACGATTTGTAAAATTACCAgagaaaatgcaattaaaagaTGAATCGAGCTCGACAGTTAGTCTATGGTCTTCGTATTAAAGctgataaatatgtatatcataaaaattagattaacAAGGCATTTATTTCGTACAATAACCTGCATTTATTTCGCGCTATACAAGCTTAAAAGCACAGGATGTAACGTGTCAAGAAACAGGGGCGCTATCGTGCCAATTGCGTTATTAGTGCAGCACACATCTCGAAAAATTCCATTGTGTGATGGCCGGTCGCCTGCGGAGGCGGCAATGTTGGATCTAAAAGGAACATTACGCGTACGCTGCGTTAAAATTGCATTCAATAAAACGATAATGGGCGGATTAACGGATAGTCAGCGAATTCAGCTGAGAACCAGAgttatcataatatttataatataccaGAGTATTATAAATACTATTGATACGATGCGCCGAGTGCTagaaactgtttttttttttgctCTTTGTTTTTGAAACCGCCAATTCGTACGGATCCGCATCTGCCATCGATCTGCGATTTCAAGcggcacacgcacgcacactgGTACGTCCAACTGAATTTGCTAGTCCGATCGTCGCGCGTCATCTACCTCGGCCAATGTCCTCTTCCTCGCTCGACAAGGACTTAAAGTCCAGTAGGTAACTCTTAAAATCGACTTGGTACAATTGCAACGACATCTTGCTATATCTGTCGGTCAACTGGTTCTTCTGTCGCACTCTAACACTGTACGCGTTTATGATCTTCCATTCCTGAAAAAGACAATCCGTGTGACGAACGTTTGCCAAAAACGAAAAACTGCGACGAGAGCATTTGCTcgcaaatatcaataaataaagcgAAGCTTACGAAGTCGAGCGCCTTCATAGCACGATAAACTTCATTCATAATGTCGTTCGGCTTCGACTGCGATCTGATCCCTAGATGCCATTTCGCACGTTTGACGGGTGTGCCGCGACTGCCTTGAATCTGCGCGGATGCACTACCTTGCGAACCTTGGCGTTCACGGTACGCTGCAACATTATCATTACGTCTCGTACAATCGTCTTTCGCTGGAATATGATTGAGATACTCTTAGCGGTATAATCCTCGATACATTTATCCccgtaattattttgcatgatgACGCGACGACGCTCGATCATCTCGTACATACGTGCAATTCTCTCAGGATGGGGTTTCAACGGGCTACTATTCGCGTCGTTCGGACTGAACGCTACCGGCGGCGGGCTGGACGCCACGTAAAAGTCTTTCAATTCCGCCTTCGCGGCCTCATCCGCGATCCTTTTGTTGTCTATGATCAGATGATAGGCGATCGCCAACTGATCGTGCGGATCGCCAGCCAGCAGCGCGGAGTGCACTTCCGGCTCTTTGACATTGAATTTCTCGCACACCTCGTTGACAGCGTCTATGTCAATGACGGACGAATCCTGCTCGACAGGCGACGGGAACAGGTACGACGGTAGATCCTTCTGAAACCACTCGTGCTTTCTGAAACGAAAAGATATCTTCGAGAGATAGAGAACGACAGAGAACGCTCCTGGAGTGAATTGACTCGCTTGTGTCTAGTGTGTGTGCGTTTAATGTACTTGATATCCTCGATAGTGGCTCGCTTCATCGGGTCGACTTGCAACATGTGGCACAAGAGGCTGACGACGCTCTTGTTCAGGTATTCCGGGATGGGGAAGACGCCAGCTAAAATTTCAGAGGACTCGTTACCGATCGTTTGATCGTCGGGGTCGAGAGGGTCCCGCGGCCGCGGCCCTCTCCGCAAGCGAGAAGGTGCTCACACTTACACTTGATTTTGCGAAAAAGAGTAGGAACGTGCTCGTCGTCGAAAGGTAAGGTACCGCAGAGTAGCGCGTACAGTATAACGCCGCACGACCATATGTCTACCTCGGGGCCGGCGTACAGCTTGCCGGATATCACTTCCGGTGCGGCGTAATTCGGAGAGCCACACGAGGTACGCAGGAACTCACCGTCCATCATCATGTTCGACAGACCTACATTCGTCGAGTGGAgaacaacatttttataacaCGTATGCCGTTAAGCGCGAGAGTGTCGTATGCCGATATCGAATATCCAAGTACCGAAATCCGCGATTTTCACGTGAAGATTGTGATCTAACAAGAGATTTTCCGGCTTCAGGTCCCGATGGACGATCATGTGCCGGTGACAATAATCGACCCCCGATATGATCTGTTGGAAGAACCGTCGTGCCTCGTACTCCTTCAGCTTGCCGTGTTTAACGATGTAATCGAACAGCTCTCCACCCGAGACGTATTccattatcataaatatatctgTTGGAGTACTTATCACCTGGTATCTGAAATACGAAATACGTATATTAATAACGTGTATTAAGCTTCAGGCCGAATCGAGTACTTACAGCTTGATGATATGAGGATGCCTGAACAGCTTAAGATTCTGTATTTCCCGGCGAATCTTGCCTACGACGTCCAGGCTCTTAATCTTTTGTCGATTCAGGATCTTTACGGCAACTTTGTGTTTTGTCAAGACATGTTCTCCAACTATGAACATCACAACGTTAGCAAGTATACTTTGAGCAGGGATTAGCACTGGACAGGGCTCAGGGCATACACGTATACTTACTTTTTACTTTGCCAAACGTGCCCACGCCTAGAGTTTGACCTAAAGTGTAATGGCCTATCTTGACGATGGGCTGCGGTTGACTACTTGGCAGTTTCTCCGACATCTTGAAAGAAACAGTACAAACTTGTCGTTAAATCTTGAACGTTACGCCAGCGAGAAACGCAAAATGACGTTTCAGATCAGTTGGT
Coding sequences within:
- the LOC105274617 gene encoding 5'-AMP-activated protein kinase catalytic subunit alpha-2 isoform X2 codes for the protein MSEKLPSSQPQPIVKIGHYTLGQTLGVGTFGKVKIGEHVLTKHKVAVKILNRQKIKSLDVVGKIRREIQNLKLFRHPHIIKLYQVISTPTDIFMIMEYVSGGELFDYIVKHGKLKEYEARRFFQQIISGVDYCHRHMIVHRDLKPENLLLDHNLHVKIADFGLSNMMMDGEFLRTSCGSPNYAAPEVISGKLYAGPEVDIWSCGVILYALLCGTLPFDDEHVPTLFRKIKSGVFPIPEYLNKSVVSLLCHMLQVDPMKRATIEDIKKHEWFQKDLPSYLFPSPVEQDSSVIDIDAVNEVCEKFNVKEPEVHSALLAGDPHDQLAIAYHLIIDNKRIADEAAKAELKDFYVASSPPPVAFSPNDANSSPLKPHPERIAPYRERQGSQGSASAQIQGSRGTPVKRAKWHLGIRSQSKPNDIMNEVYRAMKALDFEWKIINAYSVRVRQKNQLTDRYSKMSLQLYQVDFKSYLLDFKSLSSEEEDIGRDPTLPPPQATGHHTMEFFEMCAALITQLAR
- the LOC105274617 gene encoding 5'-AMP-activated protein kinase catalytic subunit alpha-2 isoform X1, with the translated sequence MSEKLPSSQPQPIVKIGHYTLGQTLGVGTFGKVKIGEHVLTKHKVAVKILNRQKIKSLDVVGKIRREIQNLKLFRHPHIIKLYQVISTPTDIFMIMEYVSGGELFDYIVKHGKLKEYEARRFFQQIISGVDYCHRHMIVHRDLKPENLLLDHNLHVKIADFGLSNMMMDGEFLRTSCGSPNYAAPEVISGKLYAGPEVDIWSCGVILYALLCGTLPFDDEHVPTLFRKIKSGVFPIPEYLNKSVVSLLCHMLQVDPMKRATIEDIKKHEWFQKDLPSYLFPSPVEQDSSVIDIDAVNEVCEKFNVKEPEVHSALLAGDPHDQLAIAYHLIIDNKRIADEAAKAELKDFYVASSPPPVAFSPNDANSSPLKPHPERIAPKDDCTRRNDNVAAYRERQGSQGSASAQIQGSRGTPVKRAKWHLGIRSQSKPNDIMNEVYRAMKALDFEWKIINAYSVRVRQKNQLTDRYSKMSLQLYQVDFKSYLLDFKSLSSEEEDIGRDPTLPPPQATGHHTMEFFEMCAALITQLAR